In the Sphingomonas sp. LM7 genome, one interval contains:
- a CDS encoding [protein-PII] uridylyltransferase, with protein MSSRFDSVPNRRALIDRRAVAERLAAIEAKDPAEFRRAATVELKAALDSGQAEIARRLNEHPSRGHETAAAGAFLIDQLLRLLWDFTTERLHPNHNPSAGERLTLIAVGGYGRGEMAPHSDIDIGFLTPWKVTGWCEQVIESMLYSLWDMQLKVGHSSRSLDDMVRQAKADITVRTALLEARYVWGDVALYDEAAARFKAEVQADTARDFIAQKLAERDSRHLRMGDSRYVVEPNVKEGKGGLRDLHALFWIGKYAYNVREPAELVEAGLLTAHEYRQFRRAENFLWAVRSQLHLLTGRAEDRLTFDVQPEIAERMRYADRPGKSKVERFMHFYFLQAKVVGDLTGVFLAHLDEKFAARGSRFGFPRLFKSPRKLNGFTLERSRLAIPRDTFFREDPVRLVELYQLADLHGLEIHPTAMRAAARDARLVDDVRDDPRANALFLDVLTSPRTPEMVLRWMNEAGVFGRFVPDFGRVVAQMQFDMYHHYTVDEHSIRAIGLLNRIEKGELKEDHPLATGIFEQIVSRRALFVAVLLHDIAKGRGGDHSVLGAEVAERLCPRLGLSPAETEAVAWLVRWHLLMSATAFKRDLSDFKTILDFAGHVQSPERLRMLLILTIVDIRAVGPGVWNSWKRQLLTNLFESAEEVLRLGHKQKGRSERVAAKQEDLTAILGWTEPRMTALKKRLTEPYWIAEPLDVLERNARQIDAAGDSQLSIEAQVYPERGATLVTVYASDHPGLFYRIAGAIHVAGGNIIDARIHTTRDGMALDNFLVQDPLGRPFDEEARLNRIKASITDSLANRSKLQERLKTRPLSRPRADAFAIEPNVLIDNKASNRFTVIEVNARDRPALLCHLAFALFQSKVTIHSAHVATYGERAVDTFYLTDLIGDKIEGAARLKTIERRLLEAASGQDIAQAA; from the coding sequence ATGTCTTCGCGCTTCGATTCCGTCCCAAACCGCCGCGCTCTGATCGACCGGCGGGCCGTTGCCGAACGCCTCGCCGCGATCGAGGCGAAGGACCCGGCGGAGTTTCGGCGCGCGGCGACTGTCGAGCTCAAGGCGGCGCTCGATAGCGGGCAGGCGGAGATCGCCCGGCGGCTGAACGAGCATCCCTCGCGCGGGCATGAGACCGCAGCCGCGGGAGCGTTCCTGATCGACCAGCTGCTCCGATTGCTGTGGGACTTCACTACCGAGCGGCTGCATCCCAACCATAATCCCAGCGCCGGGGAGCGGCTGACGCTGATCGCGGTCGGCGGCTATGGCCGCGGCGAGATGGCGCCGCATTCGGACATCGATATCGGTTTCCTCACCCCGTGGAAGGTTACCGGCTGGTGCGAGCAAGTTATCGAATCGATGCTCTATTCGCTTTGGGACATGCAGCTGAAGGTCGGGCATTCGTCGCGCTCGCTCGACGACATGGTCCGCCAGGCGAAGGCCGATATCACCGTGCGCACAGCGTTGCTCGAAGCGCGTTATGTGTGGGGCGACGTCGCGCTCTATGACGAGGCCGCGGCGCGGTTCAAGGCCGAGGTCCAGGCCGATACCGCACGCGATTTTATCGCCCAGAAGCTCGCCGAGCGCGACTCCCGGCATCTGCGGATGGGCGACAGCCGCTATGTCGTCGAGCCCAACGTCAAGGAAGGCAAGGGGGGGCTGCGCGATCTCCACGCGCTCTTCTGGATCGGCAAATACGCCTATAATGTCCGCGAGCCGGCCGAACTGGTCGAGGCCGGGCTGCTCACGGCGCATGAATACCGCCAGTTCCGCCGTGCCGAGAATTTCCTCTGGGCGGTGCGCTCGCAGCTCCACTTGCTAACCGGCCGCGCCGAGGACCGGCTGACCTTCGACGTCCAGCCCGAGATCGCCGAGCGGATGCGCTATGCCGACCGGCCGGGCAAATCCAAGGTCGAGCGCTTCATGCACTTCTACTTCCTTCAGGCGAAGGTGGTGGGCGACCTGACGGGGGTGTTCCTGGCGCATCTCGACGAGAAGTTCGCCGCGCGCGGATCGCGCTTCGGCTTCCCGCGGCTGTTCAAGAGTCCGCGCAAACTCAACGGATTTACGCTGGAGCGCAGCCGGCTGGCGATCCCGCGCGACACGTTCTTCCGCGAAGACCCGGTTCGGCTGGTCGAGCTCTATCAGCTCGCCGACCTCCACGGCCTGGAGATCCACCCGACTGCAATGCGTGCCGCGGCGCGCGACGCGCGGCTGGTCGACGATGTCCGCGACGATCCGCGCGCCAACGCGCTGTTCCTCGACGTGCTGACCAGTCCGCGCACGCCCGAGATGGTGTTGCGCTGGATGAACGAAGCAGGGGTGTTCGGGCGGTTCGTTCCGGATTTCGGCCGCGTCGTCGCCCAGATGCAGTTCGACATGTACCACCACTATACCGTCGACGAGCATTCGATCCGCGCAATCGGGCTGCTCAACCGGATCGAGAAGGGCGAGCTCAAGGAAGATCATCCGCTCGCCACCGGCATCTTCGAGCAGATCGTGTCGCGGCGCGCGCTGTTCGTGGCGGTGCTGCTCCACGACATCGCCAAGGGCCGCGGCGGCGATCATTCGGTGCTGGGTGCCGAAGTCGCCGAGCGACTGTGCCCGCGGCTCGGGCTGAGCCCCGCCGAGACCGAGGCAGTGGCGTGGCTGGTGCGCTGGCATCTGCTGATGTCGGCGACAGCATTCAAGCGCGACTTGTCGGACTTCAAGACGATCCTCGACTTCGCCGGACATGTGCAGAGCCCCGAGCGGCTGCGCATGCTGCTGATCCTGACGATCGTCGATATCCGCGCAGTCGGCCCCGGGGTGTGGAACAGCTGGAAGCGCCAGCTGCTCACCAATTTGTTCGAATCCGCCGAGGAAGTGCTGCGGCTCGGCCACAAGCAGAAGGGCCGCAGCGAGCGCGTTGCCGCCAAGCAGGAGGATCTGACTGCGATTCTCGGCTGGACCGAGCCGCGGATGACTGCGCTGAAGAAGCGGCTGACCGAGCCCTATTGGATCGCCGAGCCGCTCGACGTGCTCGAACGCAATGCGCGGCAGATCGACGCAGCGGGCGATTCGCAGCTGTCGATCGAGGCGCAGGTCTATCCCGAGCGCGGCGCCACGCTGGTGACGGTCTACGCCTCGGACCATCCCGGGCTTTTCTACCGCATTGCCGGGGCGATCCATGTCGCCGGCGGCAACATCATCGACGCGCGCATCCACACCACGCGCGACGGCATGGCGCTCGACAATTTCCTCGTTCAGGACCCGCTCGGCCGGCCGTTCGACGAGGAAGCGCGGCTCAACCGGATCAAGGCGAGCATCACCGATTCGCTCGCCAATCGCTCGAAGCTGCAGGAGCGGCTCAAGACCCGGCCGCTGTCGCGCCCGCGCGCCGATGCATTCGCGATCGAGCCCAATGTGCTGATCGACAACAAGGCGTCGAACCGCTTCACCGTGATCGAAGTCAATGCGCGCGACCGGCCGGCATTGCTCTGCCATCTGGCGTTCGCGCTGTTCCAGTCGAAGGTGACGATCCACTCGGCGCATGTCGCGACGTATGGCGAGCGCGCGGTGGACACCTTCTACCTGACCGACCTGATCGGTGATAAGATCGAAGGTGCGGCACGATTGAAGACGATCGAGCGGCGACTTCTCGAAGCGGCCTCCGGACAGGATATTGCCCAGGCCGCGTGA
- a CDS encoding ferredoxin--NADP reductase — translation MHARPPQLLPEHAAFQTCQVRWVRHWNEHLFSFAIERPASFRFRSGEFVMIGLEGENKPLMRAYSIASPTWSDELEFLSIKVPDGPLTSRLQMIREGDQLYLGKKPTGTLVSDALLPGKRLFLLSTGTGLAPFLSIARDPDIYDLFSQIVIVHSTRRVSDLAYHDELTAQLAGDPLVADQALLQFHYIPTVTREPFRTTGRIGQLIEDGWLFHPPVAGDRALNPETDRVMLCGSSEMIKDFSAMLERHGFEEGSNAKPGTFVVERAFVG, via the coding sequence ATGCACGCCCGCCCGCCCCAGCTGCTTCCCGAGCACGCCGCCTTCCAGACCTGCCAGGTGCGCTGGGTGCGGCATTGGAACGAGCATCTGTTCAGCTTCGCGATCGAGCGCCCGGCAAGCTTCCGCTTCCGCTCGGGCGAATTCGTGATGATCGGGCTCGAAGGCGAGAACAAGCCGCTGATGCGTGCCTATTCGATCGCCAGCCCGACCTGGTCGGACGAGCTGGAATTCCTGTCGATCAAGGTGCCCGACGGTCCGCTCACCTCGCGTCTCCAGATGATCCGCGAAGGCGACCAGCTCTATCTCGGCAAGAAGCCGACCGGCACGTTGGTGTCCGACGCGCTGCTCCCAGGCAAGCGGCTGTTCCTGCTCTCGACCGGCACCGGCCTCGCGCCGTTCCTCAGCATCGCGCGCGACCCCGACATCTATGATCTGTTCAGCCAGATCGTCATCGTCCACAGCACACGCCGGGTCAGCGACCTTGCCTATCATGACGAACTCACTGCGCAGCTCGCCGGCGATCCGCTGGTCGCCGATCAGGCACTGCTGCAGTTCCACTATATCCCCACGGTCACCCGCGAGCCGTTCCGCACCACCGGGCGGATCGGCCAGCTGATCGAGGATGGCTGGCTGTTCCACCCGCCGGTCGCCGGCGATCGCGCGCTCAACCCGGAGACCGACCGGGTGATGCTGTGCGGCAGCAGCGAGATGATCAAGGACTTCTCGGCGATGCTCGAGCGCCACGGCTTCGAGGAAGGCTCGAACGCCAAGCCCGGGACTTTCGTCGTAGAACGCGCCTTCGTCGGCTGA
- the grpE gene encoding nucleotide exchange factor GrpE: MSNENEKMSADLTDADTNLREETAEAAPEVAEHDRAAELEAQLAEARAAVMYAQAETQNVRRRAEKEAQDARAYAATAFARDILSVSDNLTRALAAIPADLREDEKLKGLVVGLEATGREIDSVFARHGISKIVSVGEALDPNRHQAMMEVPSADAEPGTVVQEIQSGYMIKDRLLRPALVGVAKKPD, encoded by the coding sequence ATGTCGAACGAGAATGAGAAGATGAGCGCGGACCTGACGGACGCGGACACCAACCTTCGCGAGGAAACTGCGGAAGCGGCGCCCGAAGTGGCGGAGCATGACCGCGCCGCCGAGCTGGAAGCGCAGCTCGCCGAGGCACGCGCCGCGGTGATGTATGCGCAGGCCGAGACGCAGAATGTCCGGCGCCGGGCCGAGAAGGAGGCGCAGGACGCGCGGGCCTATGCGGCGACTGCATTCGCGCGGGACATATTGTCGGTTTCCGACAATCTGACGCGTGCGCTCGCGGCGATCCCGGCGGATCTGCGCGAGGACGAGAAGCTCAAGGGCCTCGTGGTGGGCCTCGAGGCGACGGGCCGCGAGATCGATTCGGTGTTCGCGCGCCACGGCATCTCGAAGATCGTCTCGGTCGGCGAAGCGCTCGATCCCAATCGCCACCAGGCGATGATGGAAGTGCCTTCCGCCGACGCCGAGCCGGGCACCGTCGTCCAGGAAATCCAGAGCGGCTACATGATCAAGGACCGCCTGCTGCGCCCGGCGCTGGTCGGCGTCGCGAAGAAGCCCGACTGA
- the hrcA gene encoding heat-inducible transcriptional repressor HrcA, producing MSTPPIHELTDRARDVFRIVVESYLDSGTPVGSRTISKISTLNLSPASIRNVMQDLEEAGLLAAPHTSAGRMPTQTGLRLFVDGMMQASAPSAEERAAIESRAGQAGPVEEALASTTAALSGLSSCAGLVLVPKAEPALRQFGFVPLSQDRALAVLVGEDGSVENRVVEIPEGIDAAALQQAANYISAMLSGLTLSQARARIERDLGQHRAALDSAAATLVGRGLAVWSEDGDRRPVLIVRGQARLIDTSAAEDLDRVRQLLDELEGKEEIARLLDSAREGEATRIFIGSENKLFALSGSSVIAKPVRALDGRVVGVVGVIGPTRLNYARVVPMVDFTAATLARLLA from the coding sequence ATGAGCACCCCACCGATCCACGAACTCACCGATCGCGCGCGCGACGTGTTTCGGATCGTCGTCGAATCCTATCTCGACAGCGGCACGCCGGTGGGATCGCGCACCATATCGAAGATCTCGACGCTCAATCTGTCGCCCGCCTCGATCCGCAACGTCATGCAGGATCTGGAGGAAGCCGGGCTGCTCGCCGCGCCGCATACCAGCGCGGGGCGGATGCCGACTCAGACCGGGCTGCGCCTGTTCGTCGACGGGATGATGCAGGCGAGTGCGCCTTCGGCCGAGGAGCGCGCCGCGATCGAATCGCGTGCCGGGCAGGCGGGGCCGGTCGAGGAGGCGCTGGCGAGCACCACCGCGGCGCTTTCGGGCCTGTCGTCCTGCGCCGGGCTGGTGCTGGTGCCCAAGGCCGAGCCGGCGCTGCGCCAGTTCGGCTTCGTGCCGTTGAGCCAGGATCGTGCCCTCGCGGTGCTGGTCGGCGAGGACGGGTCGGTCGAAAATCGCGTAGTTGAAATTCCCGAGGGGATCGACGCGGCGGCGCTTCAGCAGGCGGCGAATTATATCAGCGCGATGCTGAGCGGGCTGACGCTCAGCCAGGCGCGGGCGCGAATCGAGCGCGATCTCGGCCAGCACCGCGCCGCGCTGGACAGCGCCGCCGCGACCCTGGTCGGGCGCGGGCTTGCGGTGTGGAGCGAGGATGGCGATCGCCGGCCGGTGCTGATCGTGCGCGGACAGGCACGGCTGATCGACACGTCCGCGGCCGAGGATCTCGATCGCGTCCGCCAGCTGCTCGACGAGCTCGAAGGCAAGGAGGAGATCGCCCGATTGCTCGACAGCGCGCGCGAAGGCGAGGCGACGCGCATTTTCATCGGATCGGAGAACAAGCTCTTTGCGTTGTCCGGGTCGTCGGTGATCGCAAAACCGGTGCGCGCGCTGGACGGGCGGGTGGTCGGCGTGGTCGGGGTGATCGGCCCCACGCGGTTGAACTATGCGCGCGTCGTGCCCATGGTGGATTTCACGGCGGCCACATTGGCCCGATTATTAGCCTGA
- a CDS encoding DUF6438 domain-containing protein: MREWMALSAAALALAGCVAPERPDVVRPIEGDSISYETGPCFGRCPVYAVTVRPDGSGVFEGKNFTAVTGERSFRLTRAEYDAFAAKLAPYRPATGEIRYTPDEPRCGSAPTDMPSVEVIWTRAIGDSQKLHFYYGCRRDNAAIADALGHAAELLPIQALIGPRP; encoded by the coding sequence ATGCGCGAGTGGATGGCATTGAGCGCGGCGGCGCTGGCACTAGCAGGGTGCGTCGCGCCCGAGCGGCCCGATGTGGTGCGGCCGATCGAAGGCGATTCGATCAGCTATGAGACCGGACCCTGCTTCGGCCGCTGCCCGGTCTATGCAGTGACGGTGCGTCCCGATGGATCGGGCGTGTTCGAAGGCAAGAACTTCACTGCGGTGACCGGCGAGCGTAGTTTCCGGCTGACCAGGGCCGAATATGACGCGTTTGCCGCCAAGCTGGCCCCGTATCGTCCGGCCACGGGCGAGATCCGCTATACCCCCGACGAGCCGCGCTGCGGATCGGCGCCGACCGACATGCCGAGCGTGGAGGTCATCTGGACCCGCGCGATCGGCGACAGCCAGAAGCTGCATTTCTATTATGGCTGTCGGCGCGACAATGCGGCGATAGCCGATGCGCTGGGCCACGCTGCGGAGCTGCTGCCGATCCAGGCGCTGATCGGGCCGCGGCCGTAG
- the rph gene encoding ribonuclease PH — protein sequence MRPSGRAPDEMRTITIEPNFTRHAEGSVLIGFGDTRVLVTASIEERIPPWLRGKGEGWVTAEYGMLPRATHTRSAREAAKGKQSGRTQEIQRLIGRSLRAVTDLKLLGERQITLDCDVIQADGGTRTAAISGAWVALRIATNKLLAAGLLDKDPILTQVAAVSCGIYQGNPVLDLDYDEDSAADADANFVLLADGKIAEAQATAEGATYDEEGLLRLLRLARIGCNQIFAAQLKAVG from the coding sequence ATGCGCCCATCCGGCCGCGCCCCCGACGAAATGCGCACGATCACGATCGAACCCAACTTCACGCGTCACGCGGAGGGTTCGGTGCTGATCGGCTTCGGCGACACCCGCGTGCTGGTCACCGCAAGCATCGAAGAGCGGATCCCGCCCTGGCTGCGCGGCAAGGGCGAAGGCTGGGTCACCGCCGAATATGGCATGCTCCCGCGCGCCACTCACACGCGCAGCGCACGCGAAGCGGCCAAGGGCAAGCAATCGGGCCGCACCCAGGAGATCCAGCGGCTGATCGGGCGCTCGCTCCGCGCGGTCACCGATCTCAAGCTGCTTGGCGAGCGTCAGATCACGCTCGATTGCGACGTGATCCAGGCCGATGGCGGCACGCGTACGGCGGCGATCAGCGGCGCCTGGGTGGCGCTGCGCATCGCGACCAACAAGCTGCTGGCGGCAGGCCTGCTCGACAAGGACCCGATCCTGACGCAGGTCGCCGCGGTCAGCTGCGGCATCTATCAGGGCAATCCGGTGCTCGACCTCGACTATGACGAAGACAGCGCCGCCGATGCCGACGCCAACTTCGTCCTCCTCGCCGACGGCAAGATCGCCGAGGCGCAGGCGACGGCCGAGGGCGCGACCTATGACGAAGAAGGCCTGCTCCGCCTGCTCCGCCTTGCGCGGATCGGGTGCAACCAGATCTTCGCTGCGCAGTTGAAGGCCGTAGGATGA
- the rdgB gene encoding RdgB/HAM1 family non-canonical purine NTP pyrophosphatase, producing MSGEGDTPQAIRKLKPGKLVIASHNPGKVREIKALLGPYGIEPVSAAELDLPEPDETGTTFVANAELKALQAADLSGLPALADDSGLCVEALGGDPGIFSARWAGETKDFGVAMQRVEDKLAALPPETGRDAHFVCALAIAWPDGHVEWFEGRADGVLVWPPRGQHGFGYDPVFVPNGHDITYGEMDPDAKHAMSHRADAFRQLVSAVF from the coding sequence ATGAGCGGCGAAGGCGACACCCCCCAGGCGATCCGCAAGCTGAAGCCCGGCAAGCTGGTGATCGCCAGCCACAACCCCGGCAAGGTGCGCGAGATCAAGGCACTGCTCGGTCCCTATGGGATCGAGCCGGTGTCCGCCGCCGAGCTCGACTTGCCCGAGCCCGACGAGACGGGGACGACCTTCGTCGCCAACGCCGAACTCAAGGCGCTGCAGGCCGCGGACCTGTCGGGGCTTCCAGCGCTGGCCGATGATTCCGGCCTGTGCGTCGAGGCGCTGGGCGGCGATCCCGGCATCTTCTCGGCACGCTGGGCCGGCGAGACCAAAGACTTCGGCGTCGCGATGCAGCGCGTCGAGGACAAGCTCGCCGCACTCCCGCCTGAGACCGGCCGCGATGCACATTTCGTCTGCGCGCTCGCTATCGCCTGGCCCGACGGCCATGTCGAATGGTTCGAGGGCCGCGCCGACGGCGTGCTGGTCTGGCCGCCGCGCGGGCAACACGGCTTTGGCTATGATCCCGTCTTCGTGCCCAACGGCCACGACATCACCTATGGCGAGATGGACCCCGACGCCAAGCACGCGATGAGCCACCGCGCCGACGCGTTTCGGCAATTGGTAAGCGCAGTATTTTAG
- a CDS encoding Tat pathway signal sequence domain protein, translating into MGVTRRTMMAGTILSAAVAGPALAQSRRGKAVEAPIRWIDGAAPELHNGQTFGVAWARGALAKGQALTVRSSAGEVPSQSWPTAYWPDGSIKWTAHAVPAGQGGEKLTVASGRPALPAAPVSVRETGDAILIRSGALEWEVAKSGSAAVRTAKIGERTLLTNARLLGEIRAGSPEGERVALTGTIERAVVEQKGPVRAVVRLEGHHVGGGRSVLPFVVRLYAYAGSDALRVVHSFVLDIEATDHIAALGIATDVPMRGPLHDRHVRLATADDAMFVEAVRPLTGLRRDPGKAVREAQIAGKAVTAEIRDPVGKLLERIPAWSDFSLAQLSANGFTLTKRTGEGHGWIDGDEGRRAPGFGYVGSPQGGAGIATRYFWQRHPSQIDIRNAATDTASLTAWLWSPEARPMDLRPYHGTMGMESFAAQNEGLDVTYEDYEPGWDDAKGIARTSELMLWAFDATPETPRLQALARAAATPPQLMAEPAHLHAAGVFGDWGLPDRSTPARARIEDQLANLVDFYDGEVDRRSWYGFWDHGDVMHSYDSDRHQWKYDIGGFAWANSELSPDLWLWYTALRSGDAKTWRLAEAMTRHTGEVDMYHMGRFAGLGTRHGVQHWSDSSKQPRVSNAAYRRIFYYLTADERVGDLMRTLATSEQTLAGVEIGRKTSAPKENLPAGVIQMAFGTTWAVCAGAWLTEWERTGDRKWRDRIVAGMDSIGRLPNGWLTGGAPYDLKSGRFLSRDNIGISHLNAVFGAVEIQAELIQLIDVPRFRQAWLDYCRWFNAPRDEWAAKFNRPYGGRNLKQGHSRLTAYVAKATGDAALAKRAAEEFYSGEAGQRMAADPRVKLPGGVVEWPGISTNGASQWGLAAIQTLALVPEALDTVPVPTRAPRADQANPEQAPSYRP; encoded by the coding sequence ATGGGCGTCACGCGACGGACGATGATGGCCGGGACGATCCTGTCGGCGGCAGTCGCAGGCCCCGCGCTGGCGCAGTCGCGGCGCGGCAAGGCAGTCGAAGCGCCGATCCGCTGGATCGACGGTGCCGCGCCCGAGCTCCACAATGGCCAGACCTTCGGTGTTGCCTGGGCGCGCGGCGCGCTTGCCAAGGGGCAGGCGCTGACCGTCCGCTCTAGCGCCGGTGAAGTGCCGTCGCAGAGCTGGCCGACCGCCTATTGGCCCGACGGCTCGATCAAATGGACCGCGCATGCGGTGCCGGCGGGGCAGGGCGGCGAGAAGCTGACCGTTGCTTCGGGCCGGCCCGCGCTGCCCGCTGCGCCGGTGTCGGTGCGCGAGACGGGGGACGCGATCCTGATCCGCTCAGGGGCGCTCGAGTGGGAAGTCGCCAAGAGCGGTTCCGCCGCGGTGCGAACGGCGAAGATCGGCGAGCGTACCTTGCTCACCAATGCCCGCCTGCTCGGCGAGATCCGCGCGGGTTCGCCCGAGGGCGAGCGCGTCGCGCTGACCGGCACGATCGAGCGCGCAGTGGTCGAGCAGAAGGGGCCGGTGCGCGCGGTGGTGCGGCTTGAGGGGCATCATGTCGGCGGCGGGCGTTCGGTCCTGCCCTTCGTGGTGCGGCTCTATGCCTATGCCGGTTCGGACGCGCTGCGCGTGGTGCACAGCTTCGTCCTCGATATCGAGGCGACCGACCATATCGCGGCGCTCGGCATCGCGACCGATGTGCCGATGCGCGGGCCGCTGCACGACCGTCATGTCCGCCTCGCCACTGCTGACGATGCGATGTTCGTTGAAGCGGTGCGCCCGCTGACCGGATTGCGTCGCGATCCGGGCAAGGCAGTGCGCGAGGCGCAGATCGCCGGCAAGGCGGTCACCGCCGAGATTCGCGATCCGGTGGGCAAGCTGCTCGAGCGCATCCCGGCGTGGAGCGACTTCAGCCTTGCCCAGCTCTCGGCCAATGGCTTCACCCTGACCAAGCGCACCGGCGAAGGCCATGGCTGGATCGATGGCGACGAAGGGCGCCGCGCGCCCGGCTTCGGCTATGTCGGTTCGCCGCAGGGCGGGGCGGGGATCGCCACGCGCTATTTCTGGCAGCGTCACCCGAGCCAGATCGACATTCGCAACGCCGCTACGGACACCGCCAGCCTCACCGCCTGGCTATGGTCCCCCGAGGCCAGGCCGATGGACCTGCGCCCCTATCACGGCACGATGGGGATGGAGAGCTTCGCCGCGCAGAACGAAGGGCTCGACGTTACCTATGAGGATTACGAGCCCGGCTGGGACGACGCCAAGGGGATCGCGCGCACCAGCGAGCTGATGCTCTGGGCATTCGACGCGACGCCCGAGACGCCGCGGCTCCAGGCGCTCGCTCGCGCCGCTGCCACGCCGCCGCAGTTGATGGCCGAGCCTGCGCACCTCCATGCTGCCGGCGTGTTCGGCGACTGGGGCCTGCCCGACCGCTCGACGCCGGCGCGCGCGCGGATCGAGGACCAGCTCGCCAACCTCGTCGATTTCTACGACGGCGAAGTCGATCGGCGGAGCTGGTACGGCTTCTGGGATCATGGCGACGTGATGCACAGCTATGACAGCGACCGGCACCAGTGGAAGTACGACATCGGCGGCTTCGCCTGGGCGAACTCCGAACTCTCGCCCGATTTGTGGCTGTGGTACACCGCGCTGCGCTCGGGCGATGCCAAGACGTGGCGGCTGGCCGAGGCGATGACGCGGCACACCGGCGAAGTCGACATGTACCACATGGGCCGTTTCGCCGGGCTCGGCACGCGGCATGGCGTCCAGCACTGGAGCGACAGCTCGAAGCAGCCGCGCGTCAGCAACGCCGCCTATCGCCGCATCTTCTATTATCTCACTGCCGACGAGCGGGTGGGCGACCTGATGCGGACGCTCGCCACGTCGGAACAGACACTCGCCGGCGTCGAGATCGGCCGCAAGACCAGCGCGCCGAAAGAGAACTTGCCCGCGGGCGTGATCCAGATGGCGTTCGGCACCACCTGGGCGGTGTGCGCGGGCGCGTGGCTCACGGAATGGGAGCGGACCGGCGACAGGAAGTGGCGCGACCGCATCGTCGCGGGGATGGACAGCATCGGCCGCCTGCCCAATGGCTGGCTGACCGGCGGCGCGCCCTATGACCTCAAGAGCGGGCGGTTCCTGAGCCGCGACAACATTGGGATATCGCACCTCAACGCCGTGTTCGGTGCTGTCGAGATCCAGGCCGAGCTGATCCAGCTGATCGACGTGCCGCGCTTCCGCCAGGCGTGGCTCGACTATTGCCGCTGGTTCAATGCGCCGCGCGACGAATGGGCGGCGAAGTTCAACCGGCCCTATGGCGGACGCAACTTGAAGCAGGGCCATTCGCGGCTGACTGCTTATGTCGCGAAGGCGACCGGCGACGCCGCGCTCGCCAAGCGTGCGGCGGAGGAATTCTATTCGGGCGAAGCCGGGCAGCGCATGGCCGCGGACCCGCGGGTGAAGCTGCCCGGCGGGGTGGTGGAATGGCCGGGCATTTCGACCAACGGTGCATCGCAATGGGGGCTGGCGGCGATCCAGACGCTGGCGCTGGTCCCGGAGGCGCTCGACACGGTGCCGGTTCCGACACGCGCGCCGCGGGCGGACCAGGCAAATCCGGAGCAGGCGCCGAGTTATCGGCCTTAA
- a CDS encoding DUF6250 domain-containing protein — protein MRPVALAGCLLAAGCASGARPAITPAATEWKIAAEQAALVTIGEVIDIETPAGLSLWYTRELKGPVTIEFEALAVSEGGALDEVSDLNAFWMARDPAAASGSVFGKKRSGAFADYDDLQTYYVGIGGNRNTTTRFRRYVGEPGNRPLLPAHDLKGSENLLVANRWTRVRLIADGRHIAVERDGRRIFELNDAKPYKRGWFALRTTKSHLRIRNLRIGKP, from the coding sequence TTGCGTCCTGTTGCGCTAGCCGGATGCCTGCTTGCCGCGGGCTGCGCGTCGGGTGCGCGGCCCGCGATTACCCCTGCTGCGACCGAATGGAAGATCGCGGCCGAGCAGGCGGCGCTGGTCACGATCGGCGAGGTTATCGACATCGAGACGCCGGCCGGATTGTCGCTCTGGTATACGCGTGAACTCAAGGGGCCGGTGACGATCGAGTTCGAGGCGCTGGCGGTGTCCGAGGGCGGCGCGCTGGATGAAGTCAGCGACCTCAACGCGTTCTGGATGGCGCGCGACCCCGCCGCTGCCAGCGGGTCGGTGTTCGGCAAGAAGCGCTCGGGCGCATTCGCCGACTATGACGATCTCCAGACCTATTATGTCGGGATCGGCGGCAACCGGAACACCACGACGCGCTTTCGACGCTATGTCGGCGAGCCGGGCAACCGGCCGCTGCTGCCGGCGCACGACCTTAAGGGCAGCGAAAATCTGCTCGTCGCCAATCGCTGGACGCGCGTGCGGCTGATCGCCGACGGGCGGCACATTGCCGTTGAGCGCGACGGGCGGCGGATCTTCGAACTCAACGACGCCAAGCCCTACAAAAGGGGCTGGTTCGCGCTGCGTACTACCAAGAGCCATTTGCGCATCCGCAACCTGCGCATCGGAAAACCATAG